In a genomic window of Gloeocapsopsis dulcis:
- a CDS encoding HetZ-related protein 2, giving the protein MQTLEQIFEEDNLMIKWTENLTQSWRSRLCCELQQYAEATQESILRWLIGNDMERIETMLPHELDLVQQGMEYRYCILLQRYLGQMPEQAYRNLTTRLSGLVILRNKIWTWVSLSRDRTTTVLDVLQEVIQELLQSDRYMQQQINWIAQCTNDVKLRNALLFASLEEYSLRRIRNQPLIAYRFVNYLRRTSRGGLTQVPTQDLVKLVSEDILTEDNDNPVSLFDTPAIAEYQDRQAFIEQQSLRIKVQKEFEAYLSQKLGATAVKWLQLYLQGKSQEAIAHHLNLQVKEVYRLREKISYHAVRVFAAKEQTELVGHWLENSLQEHSFGLTPQQWQHYWAKLTPKQCQLVELLKEGKDTAAIAQTMCLQPHQVLGEWTKLYLVAQTIRSQD; this is encoded by the coding sequence ATGCAAACTTTAGAGCAGATATTTGAGGAAGACAATCTCATGATTAAATGGACAGAAAATCTGACACAAAGTTGGCGATCGCGGCTTTGTTGCGAACTACAACAATATGCTGAAGCCACCCAAGAAAGTATTTTGCGTTGGCTGATAGGCAATGACATGGAAAGAATCGAGACAATGCTTCCCCATGAGCTAGATCTCGTACAGCAAGGAATGGAATACCGCTATTGCATTTTACTGCAGCGCTATTTAGGGCAAATGCCAGAACAAGCTTACCGCAACTTGACAACTCGTTTGAGTGGTTTAGTGATTCTCCGTAATAAAATTTGGACTTGGGTATCTCTTAGCCGCGATCGCACAACAACAGTATTGGATGTTTTACAGGAGGTTATTCAAGAGTTGTTGCAAAGCGATCGCTACATGCAGCAACAGATAAACTGGATTGCCCAATGTACTAACGATGTCAAACTACGAAATGCGCTACTGTTTGCTAGTTTAGAGGAATATAGCTTACGCCGGATTCGCAATCAGCCGTTGATTGCCTATAGATTTGTTAACTACTTGCGCCGTACTTCGCGTGGGGGATTAACACAAGTTCCCACTCAAGATCTTGTTAAACTTGTCTCAGAAGATATCCTCACGGAGGACAATGACAATCCAGTTAGTTTATTTGATACACCAGCGATCGCCGAATATCAAGATCGACAAGCTTTTATAGAACAACAAAGTTTAAGAATCAAAGTTCAAAAGGAATTTGAAGCTTATTTATCCCAAAAATTAGGAGCAACCGCAGTTAAATGGTTACAGCTATATCTGCAAGGAAAATCACAAGAAGCGATCGCCCATCATTTAAACTTGCAAGTTAAAGAAGTGTATCGGCTACGCGAGAAAATTAGCTACCATGCAGTGCGCGTATTTGCCGCGAAAGAGCAAACTGAACTTGTCGGGCACTGGCTAGAGAATTCTTTACAGGAACATAGCTTCGGTTTAACACCGCAGCAATGGCAACACTATTGGGCAAAATTAACTCCCAAACAGTGTCAGCTTGTTGAGTTACTAAAAGAGGGTAAAGATACAGCAGCAATTGCCCAAACAATGTGTTTGCAACCACATCAAGTATTGGGTGAATGGACTAAACTATACTTAGTAGCTCAAACGATAAGAAGTCAAGATTAA